The following coding sequences lie in one Spinacia oleracea cultivar Varoflay chromosome 1, BTI_SOV_V1, whole genome shotgun sequence genomic window:
- the LOC130465473 gene encoding uncharacterized protein — MERATVDLKIMRCICANAIAFNCLRSPQWQEMVHAINNAPKGYKSPSFEKARTTLLDECKRSVEKDLALVKDTWYTHGVSVVSDGWSNCKSDQLINVIATNSRGAMFMYAGVFNAVEKTGKVTDNAKNCIAAGREIEKVHKHIFWSPCVCHTLNLVFKDLAAAFDWMRGTYKCGKEVVNFFTSHKYLLALFKARSTRILLKVAKTRFGSHYKMLKRLLSCREALETTIFFKACREWLKRQDADTRAMGELITRTIQDPHFWSEAQEIVSFTKPLYKLLKFCDGDGPKMGEIYERMDNMIGEIKDIMRDSKYVSEFAKVETILVTRWDKMTIPLHCLGFALSPHFYDKIYLESPAPGGYTRRAPNLDKEVVMGCMEAFGKITEDKYEEKKLRDQFTEFQLKKGIYSLPQAQMDAVTMEAIDWWSMYGSQTPELAEVAKKVLAQPISSSSAERAWSTFGLVHSLKRNRLNCSTADKLVYIHSNLRLLSRFSESYKQGPSRKWDIDPENSCLEDSPAELEDMRWAGLDSNVEDEEDLTIIDNPYKRIKVEASEIKSQKAKGKGKKQMQ; from the coding sequence ATGGAAAGGGCAACAGTTGATTTGAAAATCATGAGGTGTATTTGTGCAAATGCCATAGCTTTTAATTGTCTAAGAAGCCCTCAGTGGCAAGAGATGGTACATGCTATTAATAATGCTCCAAAAGGTTACAAATCACCATCATTTGAGAAAGCACGTACCACTTTGCTTGATGAATGTAAGAGGAGCGTCGAAAAAGATTTGGCTCTAGTAAAAGATACTTGGTACACTCATGGTGTATCTGTTGTCTCGGATGGTTGGTCTAATTGCAAAAGTGATCAACTTATCAATGTCATTGCAACAAACAGTAGAGGTGCCATGTTTATGTATGCTGGAGTATTCAATGCGGTGGAGAAAACAGGGAAGGTGACAGACAATGCTAAGAACTGCATAGCTGCTGGAAGAGAAATAGAAAAGGTACACAAACACATATTCTGGTCTCCATGTGTATGTCATACTTTGAACTTGGTATTTAAAGATCTTGCTGCTGCTTTTGATTGGATGCGAGGCACTTACAAATGTGGAAAAGAAGTGGTGAATTTTTTCACTAGTCATAAATACTTGTTAGCATTGTTTAAAGCTCGTTCAACTAGAATTTTATTGAAGGTAGCAAAGACCAGATTTGGCAGTCACTACAAAATGTTGAAGAGGTTACTCTCTTGTAGAGAGGCACTTGAAACTACTATTTTTTTCAAGGCATGTAGAGAGTGGTTGAAGAGACAAGATGCAGATACAAGAGCTATGGGTGAATTGATAACAAGAACTATTCAAGATCCACATTTTTGGAGTGAAGCTCAAGAAATTGTAAGTTTCACCAAACCACTTTACAAATTACTGAAGTTCTGTGATGGTGATGGTCCTAAGATGGGGGAAATATATGAGAGAATGGATAACATGATTGGTGAAATAAAAGATATTATGAGGGATAGCAAATATGTCTCTGAGTTTGCTAAAGTAGAAACAATATTGGTAACAAGGTGGGATAAGATGACCATTCCTCTCCATTGTTTAGGTTTTGCTCTTTCACCTCATTTTTATGACAAGATTTACTTAGAATCTCCTGCTCCTGGGGGGTATACTAGAAGGGCTCCTAATCTTGATAAAGAGGTGGTTATGGGTTGTATGGAAGCATTTGGGAAAATAACTGAAGAcaaatatgaagaaaaaaagTTACGTGATCAATTTACTGAATTTCAGTTGAAGAAAGGGATATACTCACTGCCACAAGCCCAAATGGATGCTGTCACCATGGAAGCTATTGATTGGTGGTCTATGTATGGATCACAAACTCCCGAATTGGCAGAGGTGGCTAAGAAGGTGTTAGCTCAACCCATTAGTAGCTCTTCGGCAGAGAGGGCTTGGAGTACATTCGGGCTTGTTCATAGCTTGAAAAGAAACAGATTAAATTGTTCAACGGCAGATAAGTTAGTTTACATCCATTCTAATCTTCGTCTTTTGTCTAGGTTCTCTGAAAGTTACAAGCAAGGTCCCTCTAGAAAATGGGATATTGATCCTGAAAATTCTTGTCTTGAAGACTCACCTGCTGAATTAGAAGACATGAGATGGGCTGGATTGGATTCAAatgttgaagatgaagaggatcTCACGATAATAGATAACCCATATAAAAGAATAAAGGTGGAAGCAAGTGAAATAAAAAGTCAGAAGGCAAAGGGGAAGGGGAAGAAACAGATGCAGTAG
- the LOC130465977 gene encoding uncharacterized protein, with protein MRKLEALQDGQSSDSRKDSFVEKDISAEKEELAKEKEVHAAQVATEAAEMQRKSKELELEALKLQQMRREFESQQENITLDVIALSIAQLRQKDPSLTPQMIAKAIVSATADGP; from the exons ATGAGGAAGTTGGAAGCTTTGCAAGATGGACAAAGCAGTGATTCTCGTAAGGATTCATTTGTTGAA AAGGATATAAGTGCTGAAAAAGAAGAGTTAgcaaaagaaaaggaagtcCATGCTGCACAAGTTGCTACAGAAGCTGCTGAAATGCAAAGAAAGTCAAAGGAACTTGAATTAGAGGCCTTAAAACTACAACAAATGCGTAGGGAATTTGAAAGTCAACAAGAGAATATTACTCTTGATGTGATAGCTCTGTCAATTGCACAACTACGCCAAAAAGATCCTAGTTTGACACCTCAAATGATTGCAAAAGCTATAGTGTCAGCCACTGCAGATGGTCCATAG